The Trichosurus vulpecula isolate mTriVul1 chromosome 3, mTriVul1.pri, whole genome shotgun sequence genome includes a window with the following:
- the LOC118844367 gene encoding NADH dehydrogenase [ubiquinone] 1 beta subcomplex subunit 2, mitochondrial-like — MSALRRLGPFLREGGRRFLEGPSERTVGRGIGGVRHAGDGVHIQPRYRQYPHLTKSQIFQSELLSATMWFWILWRFWHDSDAVLGHFPYPDPSQWTDEELGIPPDDED; from the coding sequence ATGTCGGCGCTGAGGCGGCTGGGGCCTTTCCTTCGCGAGGGAGGTCGGCGCTTCCTGGAGGGTCCGAGCGAGCGGACTGTTGGTCGCGGCATTGGAGGAGTCCGGCATGCTGGAGATGGTGTACACATTCAGCCCCGCTACCGGCagtatccccatcttacaaaATCTCAGATCTTCCAATCCGAGCTGTTAAGTGCGACAATGTGGTTTTGGATTCTCTGGCGTTTCTGGCATGACTCGGATGCTGTATTGGGTCATTTTCCCTATCCAGATCCTTCTCAGTGGACAGATGAAGAACTGGGTATTCCCCCTGATGATGAAGACTAA
- the LOC118842414 gene encoding olfactory receptor 2AG1-like yields MELWNTTLDNSFFLMGILQESKYPGLVCATITFFYLVAVISNGLLLLLIAVDKRLHVPMYFLLSQLSLMDLLFTTISSPKTFVDYLQGQNTISFVGCGFQMFLILTVGGAEDILLAFMSYDRYVAIQHPLNYMVFMRPKICWSMVATSWLLAFMSALVHTIYTMHFPFCGTRVISHLLCELPPVLKLACADTTKYQFMVYTMGASFLLIPLSAILLSYTLVLTAVFHMPSTQGRKKALLTCSSHLTVVGLYYGPLVFIYVLSSAYHSPQQDNIFSVFYTNITPALNPLIYSLRNKDVLGALKKLIGKL; encoded by the coding sequence ATGGAACTCTGGAATACCACCTTGGATAACAGTTTCTTCCTCATGGGAATTCTCCAGGAGAGTAAGTATCCTGGACTGGTTTGTGCCACAATCACATTCTTCTACTTGGTGGCTGTGATCAGCAATGGCCTTCTGCTCCTTTTGATTGCTGTGGACAAGAGGCTCCATGTGCCCATGTACTTCTTGCTCAGCCAGCTCTCACTTATGGATCTGCTCTTTACAACTATCAGTTCTCCCAAAACATTTGTGGATTACTTGCAAGGACAGAATACCATCTCCTTTGTAGGCTGTGGATTTCAGATGTTTCTGATACTGACAGTTGGAGGTGCTGAAGATATCCTGTTGGCTTTCATGTCATATGACCGCTACGTAGCCATTCAACATCCCCTGAACTATATGGTCTTTATGAGACCAAAAATTTGCTGGTCCATGGTGGCCACGTCCTGGCTCTTGGCATTCATGAGTGCCCTTGTGCACACCATATACACTATGCACTTCCCTTTCTGTGGAACCCGGGTGATAAGCCACCTGCTCTGTGAGCTCCCTCCTGTGCTGAAGCTAGCATGTGCTGACACCACAAAGTACCAGTTCATGGTATACACAATGGGTGCATCATTTCTCCTCATCCCCCTCTCTGCTATCCTTCTCTCCTATACTCTAGTCTTAACTGCTGTGTTCCACATGCCTTCAACACAGGGGAGAAAGAAAGCGCTCCTTACCTGTTCTTCTCATCTGACAGTGGTTGGGCTCTACTATGGACCTCTTGTGTTTATTTATGTCCTATCCAGTGCTTACCACAGCCCTCAGCAGGACAATATCTTCTCTGTATTCTATACCAATATCACTCCAGCCCTGAACCCCCTGATCTATAGCTTGAGGAACAAGGATGTACTGGGAGCCCTGAAGAAGTTGATAGGGAAATTGTAG